The Lycium barbarum isolate Lr01 chromosome 12, ASM1917538v2, whole genome shotgun sequence genome includes a region encoding these proteins:
- the LOC132621855 gene encoding dof zinc finger protein DOF4.7-like has protein sequence MGLSTKLVSIDDHGLDNWTPSSQNSLPEPPSIRQQPPPKLEPLKCPRCDSINTKFCYYNNYNKSQPRHYCKGCKRHWTEGGTLRNVPVGGGRKNKRLRTDPVDHITERKHVRLEVNDQRCPLISTTTSSMPNVNIRGNSTIISTTMDEEIKKENDGIFYETLNLPSSSSLPYDIFSSLKLSIPQDGSTHFSFSYDSVPCSLIPNFSTTQLSSNIYNEYYLGKVDSTMEESTITTAMPITSSNDVLSHQPWKIPETSNDLANENMSSNYWNWNEFDTLGTAADLNIQWDDLEIKP, from the coding sequence ATGGGGTTGAGTACTAAGTTGGTTTCAATTGATGATCATGGGCTAGATAATTGGACCCCCAGCAGCCAGAATTCTCTACCGGAACCACCGTCGATAAGGCAGCAGCCGCCACCGAAACTGGAGCCATTGAAGTGTCCAAGGTGTGACTCAATCAATACTAAATTTTGTTACTACAACAATTACAACAAATCACAGCCTCGCCATTATTGTAAAGGTTGTAAAAGGCATTGGACTGAAGGTGGTACCCTTCGTAATGTTCCGGTAGGTGGTGGCCGAAAAAATAAGCGGCTGAGGACTGATCCCGTTGATCATATAACTGAAAGAAAACATGTTAGGTTAGAAGTAAACGATCAGAGGTGTCCTCTAATCAGCACGACTACGAGTTCCATGCCAAATGTCAACATAAGAGGAAATAGTACTATTATTAGTACTACTATGGATGAAGAGATCAAAAAAGAAAATGATGGTATTTTCTATGAGACACTAAATCTTCCTTCATCATCATCACTACCATATGACATATTTTCAAGTTTAAAATTATCAATTCCTCAAGATGGAAGCACACATTTTTCTTTCTCTTATGATAGTGTTCCATGTTCTCTAATTCCAAATTTTAGTACTACTCAATtatcttcaaatatttataatgAGTATTATTTGGGGAAAGTTGATAGTACAATGGAGGAGTCAACAATAACTACAGCCATGCCAATTACAAGCAGCAATGATGTCCTTTCTCATCAGCCATGGAAAATTCCAGAAACAAGCAATGATCTTGCTAACGAAAATATGTCAAGTAATTATTGGAATTGGAACGAGTTCGACACGTTGGGCACTGCAGCTGATCTCAATATACAATGGGATGATTTAGAGATCAAACCATAA